From Labeo rohita strain BAU-BD-2019 chromosome 18, IGBB_LRoh.1.0, whole genome shotgun sequence, the proteins below share one genomic window:
- the LOC127180471 gene encoding NLR family CARD domain-containing protein 3 isoform X3 has translation MSRSAASSFHQSMVDGWDESRLTSYNRRQSSPEPSVVSFRSNASMMTPRSFSEVPLFVSDIRVKRERSESQGLSNSFVQRNRPMTPSPSFSDEPVTFDFRHDLHPCHYQNNITQPVLQTKKNTNLQSVKDLHKTSMKNRYERLFEGIELQENLNFLNEIHTQLYIIEGESKGVNEEHEVLQMEKTARTKHSQDTPIDCNDIFKASHEPGCEEKDQIKTVLTKGIAGIGKTVSVQKFILDWAEGKDNQDVDFMFVLPFRELNLIQDHQYSLHRLLLDFHPELQDLDSTIYEECKVVFIFDGLDESRITLMFSDAQKVCDVFETSSVGVLMSNLMKGELLPSALIWITSSPAAANQIPSKYITRVTEIQGFNEPQKEEYFRKRISYRHQASRIISNIRRARSLHIMCHIPVFCWISSTVLQNLLKEDLSGEIPQTLTEIYISFLQIQINMRNQKYEERDPEKLLQSNREMIVKLAEVAFKQLMKGNVMFYEEDLTESDIDVTDASAYSGICTEIFKEESVIHQRTVYSFIHLSVQEFLAAFYVFYCYITKNLQPLKFFLYKLGFYKTDYVSLHNLLTSTVDTALESENGQLDLFLRFLLGVSLESNQRLLQNLLTHTENKSESIRRTTRYIKEKIKDGHGFSNERSINLFFCLLEVKDQTLFREIQEFLKSDKHSEKKLSPAYCSAIASVLQISEEALDELNLMKYNTSDEGRRRLIPAVMNCTKALLAGCDLSGLDCKIVASALQSSNCVLRELDLSNNDIQDSGVKLLSDGLKSPHCQLEILRLSGCMVTEEGCGYLSSALSSNPSHLRELDLSYNHPGHSGVQLLSDKLNDPNCSLQILKFMPV, from the exons ATGAGTAGATCTGCTGCATCAAGCTTTCACCAATCCATGGTAGATGGATGGGATGAGTCAAGATTGACTTCTTACAATAG GAGACAGAGCTCTCCAGAACCCAGTGTTGTGTCTTTTAGGAGTAACGCATCCATGATGACACCCCGCTCATTCAGTGAGGTACCGCTCTTTGTAAG TGACATCagagtgaagagagagagatcagAATCACAGGGACTCAGCAATTCATTTGTGCAGAGGAACAGACCCATGACGCCCAGTCCTTCATTCAGTGATGAACCAGTTACCTTTGACTTCAG ACATGATTTACATCCCTGCCATTATCAGAACAACATCACTCAACCAGTTCTGCAGACAAAAAAGAATACAAACCTTCAGAGTGTGAAAGACCTACACAAAACCAGTATGAAGAACAGATACGAGAGGTTATTTGAGGGAATTGAACTTCAAGAAAATCTAAACTTTCTGAATGAGATCCACACACAGCTCTACATCATAGAGGGAGAGAGTAAAGGTgtgaatgaagaacatgagGTTTTACAGATGGAGAAAACAGCCAGAACAAAACACTCACAAGACACTCCAATTgactgcaatgacatctttaaagCCTCACATGAACCAGGATGTGAGGAGAAAGACCAAATCAAGACTGTTCTTACTAAAGGCATCGCTGGAATTGGAAAAaccgtctctgtgcagaagttcattctggACTGGGCCGAGGGAAAAGACAATCAGGATGTggatttcatgtttgtgcttccATTTCGAGAGCTGAACTTGATCCAAGATCATCAGTACAGTCTCCACAGACTTCTGCTGGACTTTCATCCTGAACTTCAAGATCTGGACTCAACGATTTATGAGGAGtgtaaagttgtgttcatctttgatggtctggatgaaagcagaatcacactgatgttttcagatgCTCAGAAAGTTTGTGATGTGTTTGAGACTTCATCAGTGGGTGTGTTGATGTCAAACCTCATGAAAGGAgagctgcttccctctgctctcatctggatcacttCTAgtccagcagcagccaatcaaaTCCCCTCCAAATACATCACCCGTGTGACAGAAATTCAGGGATTCAATGAGCctcagaaggaggaatatttcaggaagagaatcagttACCGGCATCAAGCCAGCAGAATCATCTCAAACATCAGAAGAGCAAGaagcctccacatcatgtgccacatccccgtcttctgctggatctcatccACTGTGCTTCAGAACCTTCTGAAAGAAGATCTGAGTGGAGAAATCCCTCAAACTTTGACTGAAATATACATTAGTTTCCTGCAGATTCAGATCAACATGAGGAATCAGAAGTATGAAGAGAGAGATCCAGAGAAACTCCTGCAGTCCAACAGAGAAATGATTGTAAAACTTGCTGAAGTggctttcaaacagctgatgaagggcaaTGTGATGTTTTATGAGGAGGACCTGACTGAGAGTGACATAGATGTCACTGACGCCTCAGCATACTCtgggatttgcactgagatcttTAAGGAGGAATCTGTGATTCATCAGAGGACAGTCTACAGCTTCATTCATCTGAGCGTTCAAGAGTTTCTTGCTGCTTTCTATGTGTTTTACTGCTATATAACAAAGAACTTGCAGCCACTGAagttttttctgtataaatTAGGATTTTACAAAACTGATTATGTCTCCCTGCATAATCTACTAACATCAACTGTAGATACAGCCCTTGAGAGTGAGAATGGACAGCTGGATCTGTTCCTGCGGTTCCTGCTGGGCGTctcactggagtccaatcagagactcttacagaatctactgacacacacagagaacaaaTCAGAGAGCATCAGGAGAACCACACGGTACATTAAAGAGAAGATCAAAGATGGACATGGATTTTCCAATGAaagatccatcaatctgttctTCTGTCTGCTGGAAGTGAAAGATCAGACTTTGTTCAGAGAGATTCAGGAGTTTCTGAAATCAGACAAACACTCAGAGAAGAAACTCTCTCCTGCTTACTGCTCAGCAATTGCCAGTGTGCTTCAGATATCAGAGGAGGCGCTGGATGAGTTGAACCTCATGAAATACAACACATCAGATGAGGGTAGAAGACGACTGATACCAGCTGTGATGAACTGCACAAAAGCTCT TCTTGCTGGTTGTGATCTCTCTGGTCTGGACTGTAAAATTGTGGCATCAGCTCTACAATCTTCAAACTGTgtcctgagagaactggatctaAGTAACAACGACATacaggattcaggagtgaaacTGCTCTCTGATGGATTGAAGAGTCCACATTGTCAGCTAGAGATACTGAG gttgtctggctgtatggtgacagaggaaggctgtggttatttgtcttcagctctgagttcaaacccctcacacctgagagagctggatctgagctacaatcacccaggacatTCAGGAGTCCAGCTGCTCTCTGACAAACTGAACGATCCAAACTGCTCACTGCAGATACTCAA atttatgcCTGTATAG
- the LOC127180471 gene encoding NLR family CARD domain-containing protein 3 isoform X2, translated as MSRSAASSFHQSMVDGWDESRLTSYNRRQSSPEPSVVSFRSNASMMTPRSFSEVPLFVSDIRVKRERSESQGLSNSFVQRNRPMTPSPSFSDEPVTFDFRHDLHPCHYQNNITQPVLQTKKNTNLQSVKDLHKTSMKNRYERLFEGIELQENLNFLNEIHTQLYIIEGESKGVNEEHEVLQMEKTARTKHSQDTPIDCNDIFKASHEPGCEEKDQIKTVLTKGIAGIGKTVSVQKFILDWAEGKDNQDVDFMFVLPFRELNLIQDHQYSLHRLLLDFHPELQDLDSTIYEECKVVFIFDGLDESRITLMFSDAQKVCDVFETSSVGVLMSNLMKGELLPSALIWITSSPAAANQIPSKYITRVTEIQGFNEPQKEEYFRKRISYRHQASRIISNIRRARSLHIMCHIPVFCWISSTVLQNLLKEDLSGEIPQTLTEIYISFLQIQINMRNQKYEERDPEKLLQSNREMIVKLAEVAFKQLMKGNVMFYEEDLTESDIDVTDASAYSGICTEIFKEESVIHQRTVYSFIHLSVQEFLAAFYVFYCYITKNLQPLKFFLYKLGFYKTDYVSLHNLLTSTVDTALESENGQLDLFLRFLLGVSLESNQRLLQNLLTHTENKSESIRRTTRYIKEKIKDGHGFSNERSINLFFCLLEVKDQTLFREIQEFLKSDKHSEKKLSPAYCSAIASVLQISEEALDELNLMKYNTSDEGRRRLIPAVMNCTKALLAGCDLSGLDCKIVASALQSSNCVLRELDLSNNDIQDSGVKLLSDGLKSPHCQLEILRLSGCMVTEEGCGYLSSALSSNPSHLRELDLSYNHPGHSGVQLLSDKLNDPNCSLQILNLDYENF; from the exons ATGAGTAGATCTGCTGCATCAAGCTTTCACCAATCCATGGTAGATGGATGGGATGAGTCAAGATTGACTTCTTACAATAG GAGACAGAGCTCTCCAGAACCCAGTGTTGTGTCTTTTAGGAGTAACGCATCCATGATGACACCCCGCTCATTCAGTGAGGTACCGCTCTTTGTAAG TGACATCagagtgaagagagagagatcagAATCACAGGGACTCAGCAATTCATTTGTGCAGAGGAACAGACCCATGACGCCCAGTCCTTCATTCAGTGATGAACCAGTTACCTTTGACTTCAG ACATGATTTACATCCCTGCCATTATCAGAACAACATCACTCAACCAGTTCTGCAGACAAAAAAGAATACAAACCTTCAGAGTGTGAAAGACCTACACAAAACCAGTATGAAGAACAGATACGAGAGGTTATTTGAGGGAATTGAACTTCAAGAAAATCTAAACTTTCTGAATGAGATCCACACACAGCTCTACATCATAGAGGGAGAGAGTAAAGGTgtgaatgaagaacatgagGTTTTACAGATGGAGAAAACAGCCAGAACAAAACACTCACAAGACACTCCAATTgactgcaatgacatctttaaagCCTCACATGAACCAGGATGTGAGGAGAAAGACCAAATCAAGACTGTTCTTACTAAAGGCATCGCTGGAATTGGAAAAaccgtctctgtgcagaagttcattctggACTGGGCCGAGGGAAAAGACAATCAGGATGTggatttcatgtttgtgcttccATTTCGAGAGCTGAACTTGATCCAAGATCATCAGTACAGTCTCCACAGACTTCTGCTGGACTTTCATCCTGAACTTCAAGATCTGGACTCAACGATTTATGAGGAGtgtaaagttgtgttcatctttgatggtctggatgaaagcagaatcacactgatgttttcagatgCTCAGAAAGTTTGTGATGTGTTTGAGACTTCATCAGTGGGTGTGTTGATGTCAAACCTCATGAAAGGAgagctgcttccctctgctctcatctggatcacttCTAgtccagcagcagccaatcaaaTCCCCTCCAAATACATCACCCGTGTGACAGAAATTCAGGGATTCAATGAGCctcagaaggaggaatatttcaggaagagaatcagttACCGGCATCAAGCCAGCAGAATCATCTCAAACATCAGAAGAGCAAGaagcctccacatcatgtgccacatccccgtcttctgctggatctcatccACTGTGCTTCAGAACCTTCTGAAAGAAGATCTGAGTGGAGAAATCCCTCAAACTTTGACTGAAATATACATTAGTTTCCTGCAGATTCAGATCAACATGAGGAATCAGAAGTATGAAGAGAGAGATCCAGAGAAACTCCTGCAGTCCAACAGAGAAATGATTGTAAAACTTGCTGAAGTggctttcaaacagctgatgaagggcaaTGTGATGTTTTATGAGGAGGACCTGACTGAGAGTGACATAGATGTCACTGACGCCTCAGCATACTCtgggatttgcactgagatcttTAAGGAGGAATCTGTGATTCATCAGAGGACAGTCTACAGCTTCATTCATCTGAGCGTTCAAGAGTTTCTTGCTGCTTTCTATGTGTTTTACTGCTATATAACAAAGAACTTGCAGCCACTGAagttttttctgtataaatTAGGATTTTACAAAACTGATTATGTCTCCCTGCATAATCTACTAACATCAACTGTAGATACAGCCCTTGAGAGTGAGAATGGACAGCTGGATCTGTTCCTGCGGTTCCTGCTGGGCGTctcactggagtccaatcagagactcttacagaatctactgacacacacagagaacaaaTCAGAGAGCATCAGGAGAACCACACGGTACATTAAAGAGAAGATCAAAGATGGACATGGATTTTCCAATGAaagatccatcaatctgttctTCTGTCTGCTGGAAGTGAAAGATCAGACTTTGTTCAGAGAGATTCAGGAGTTTCTGAAATCAGACAAACACTCAGAGAAGAAACTCTCTCCTGCTTACTGCTCAGCAATTGCCAGTGTGCTTCAGATATCAGAGGAGGCGCTGGATGAGTTGAACCTCATGAAATACAACACATCAGATGAGGGTAGAAGACGACTGATACCAGCTGTGATGAACTGCACAAAAGCTCT TCTTGCTGGTTGTGATCTCTCTGGTCTGGACTGTAAAATTGTGGCATCAGCTCTACAATCTTCAAACTGTgtcctgagagaactggatctaAGTAACAACGACATacaggattcaggagtgaaacTGCTCTCTGATGGATTGAAGAGTCCACATTGTCAGCTAGAGATACTGAG gttgtctggctgtatggtgacagaggaaggctgtggttatttgtcttcagctctgagttcaaacccctcacacctgagagagctggatctgagctacaatcacccaggacatTCAGGAGTCCAGCTGCTCTCTGACAAACTGAACGATCCAAACTGCTCACTGCAGATACTCAA TTTGGACtatgaaaacttttag
- the LOC127180471 gene encoding NLR family CARD domain-containing protein 3 isoform X1, which yields MSRSAASSFHQSMVDGWDESRLTSYNRRQSSPEPSVVSFRSNASMMTPRSFSEVPLFVSDIRVKRERSESQGLSNSFVQRNRPMTPSPSFSDEPVTFDFRHDLHPCHYQNNITQPVLQTKKNTNLQSVKDLHKTSMKNRYERLFEGIELQENLNFLNEIHTQLYIIEGESKGVNEEHEVLQMEKTARTKHSQDTPIDCNDIFKASHEPGCEEKDQIKTVLTKGIAGIGKTVSVQKFILDWAEGKDNQDVDFMFVLPFRELNLIQDHQYSLHRLLLDFHPELQDLDSTIYEECKVVFIFDGLDESRITLMFSDAQKVCDVFETSSVGVLMSNLMKGELLPSALIWITSSPAAANQIPSKYITRVTEIQGFNEPQKEEYFRKRISYRHQASRIISNIRRARSLHIMCHIPVFCWISSTVLQNLLKEDLSGEIPQTLTEIYISFLQIQINMRNQKYEERDPEKLLQSNREMIVKLAEVAFKQLMKGNVMFYEEDLTESDIDVTDASAYSGICTEIFKEESVIHQRTVYSFIHLSVQEFLAAFYVFYCYITKNLQPLKFFLYKLGFYKTDYVSLHNLLTSTVDTALESENGQLDLFLRFLLGVSLESNQRLLQNLLTHTENKSESIRRTTRYIKEKIKDGHGFSNERSINLFFCLLEVKDQTLFREIQEFLKSDKHSEKKLSPAYCSAIASVLQISEEALDELNLMKYNTSDEGRRRLIPAVMNCTKALLAGCDLSGLDCKIVASALQSSNCVLRELDLSNNDIQDSGVKLLSDGLKSPHCQLEILRLSGCMVTEEGCGYLSSALSSNPSHLRELDLSYNHPGHSGVQLLSDKLNDPNCSLQILKCFKRKLRRKGRFTRRWRPS from the exons ATGAGTAGATCTGCTGCATCAAGCTTTCACCAATCCATGGTAGATGGATGGGATGAGTCAAGATTGACTTCTTACAATAG GAGACAGAGCTCTCCAGAACCCAGTGTTGTGTCTTTTAGGAGTAACGCATCCATGATGACACCCCGCTCATTCAGTGAGGTACCGCTCTTTGTAAG TGACATCagagtgaagagagagagatcagAATCACAGGGACTCAGCAATTCATTTGTGCAGAGGAACAGACCCATGACGCCCAGTCCTTCATTCAGTGATGAACCAGTTACCTTTGACTTCAG ACATGATTTACATCCCTGCCATTATCAGAACAACATCACTCAACCAGTTCTGCAGACAAAAAAGAATACAAACCTTCAGAGTGTGAAAGACCTACACAAAACCAGTATGAAGAACAGATACGAGAGGTTATTTGAGGGAATTGAACTTCAAGAAAATCTAAACTTTCTGAATGAGATCCACACACAGCTCTACATCATAGAGGGAGAGAGTAAAGGTgtgaatgaagaacatgagGTTTTACAGATGGAGAAAACAGCCAGAACAAAACACTCACAAGACACTCCAATTgactgcaatgacatctttaaagCCTCACATGAACCAGGATGTGAGGAGAAAGACCAAATCAAGACTGTTCTTACTAAAGGCATCGCTGGAATTGGAAAAaccgtctctgtgcagaagttcattctggACTGGGCCGAGGGAAAAGACAATCAGGATGTggatttcatgtttgtgcttccATTTCGAGAGCTGAACTTGATCCAAGATCATCAGTACAGTCTCCACAGACTTCTGCTGGACTTTCATCCTGAACTTCAAGATCTGGACTCAACGATTTATGAGGAGtgtaaagttgtgttcatctttgatggtctggatgaaagcagaatcacactgatgttttcagatgCTCAGAAAGTTTGTGATGTGTTTGAGACTTCATCAGTGGGTGTGTTGATGTCAAACCTCATGAAAGGAgagctgcttccctctgctctcatctggatcacttCTAgtccagcagcagccaatcaaaTCCCCTCCAAATACATCACCCGTGTGACAGAAATTCAGGGATTCAATGAGCctcagaaggaggaatatttcaggaagagaatcagttACCGGCATCAAGCCAGCAGAATCATCTCAAACATCAGAAGAGCAAGaagcctccacatcatgtgccacatccccgtcttctgctggatctcatccACTGTGCTTCAGAACCTTCTGAAAGAAGATCTGAGTGGAGAAATCCCTCAAACTTTGACTGAAATATACATTAGTTTCCTGCAGATTCAGATCAACATGAGGAATCAGAAGTATGAAGAGAGAGATCCAGAGAAACTCCTGCAGTCCAACAGAGAAATGATTGTAAAACTTGCTGAAGTggctttcaaacagctgatgaagggcaaTGTGATGTTTTATGAGGAGGACCTGACTGAGAGTGACATAGATGTCACTGACGCCTCAGCATACTCtgggatttgcactgagatcttTAAGGAGGAATCTGTGATTCATCAGAGGACAGTCTACAGCTTCATTCATCTGAGCGTTCAAGAGTTTCTTGCTGCTTTCTATGTGTTTTACTGCTATATAACAAAGAACTTGCAGCCACTGAagttttttctgtataaatTAGGATTTTACAAAACTGATTATGTCTCCCTGCATAATCTACTAACATCAACTGTAGATACAGCCCTTGAGAGTGAGAATGGACAGCTGGATCTGTTCCTGCGGTTCCTGCTGGGCGTctcactggagtccaatcagagactcttacagaatctactgacacacacagagaacaaaTCAGAGAGCATCAGGAGAACCACACGGTACATTAAAGAGAAGATCAAAGATGGACATGGATTTTCCAATGAaagatccatcaatctgttctTCTGTCTGCTGGAAGTGAAAGATCAGACTTTGTTCAGAGAGATTCAGGAGTTTCTGAAATCAGACAAACACTCAGAGAAGAAACTCTCTCCTGCTTACTGCTCAGCAATTGCCAGTGTGCTTCAGATATCAGAGGAGGCGCTGGATGAGTTGAACCTCATGAAATACAACACATCAGATGAGGGTAGAAGACGACTGATACCAGCTGTGATGAACTGCACAAAAGCTCT TCTTGCTGGTTGTGATCTCTCTGGTCTGGACTGTAAAATTGTGGCATCAGCTCTACAATCTTCAAACTGTgtcctgagagaactggatctaAGTAACAACGACATacaggattcaggagtgaaacTGCTCTCTGATGGATTGAAGAGTCCACATTGTCAGCTAGAGATACTGAG gttgtctggctgtatggtgacagaggaaggctgtggttatttgtcttcagctctgagttcaaacccctcacacctgagagagctggatctgagctacaatcacccaggacatTCAGGAGTCCAGCTGCTCTCTGACAAACTGAACGATCCAAACTGCTCACTGCAGATACTCAA
- the LOC127180566 gene encoding dynein regulatory complex protein 9 — protein sequence MMSVEMLCACSVLQDCADQLAVMGNIIGANTVKTKERTASDNSSTEDCEQRFTPLSKKLSIQERKRAPERAKVQKDWQFASDVINGLLVELKEKNTCHSLFSVIEEERKKKAQLLNINCREEESRLRVEELQKKLLDIKMERNEERERLEKEIAYLKDQLDTIGVKSNRQRKFVKSCAEQLVCQEQNLNRHKEKELEDEVTMLQKKTEEERKVHKAMEAFLERQHADLQKKLHYWKQRYEKDMNTKKQEITELQTKRNVIRERIQELSVKCKHMEEVIIEDRMMKERLRAQLEKEQREGDAATRIQAWWRGILVRRGLRSPKKADKSKSKAGKKPKKAKKNKK from the exons ATGATGTCTGTGGAGATGCTGTGCGCGTGTAGTGTGCTGCAGGACTGCGCGGATCAGCTGGCAGTGATGGGGAACATCATAGGAGCGAACACTGTGA AAACAAAGGAGCGGACAGCATCTGACAACAGCTCAACTGAGGACTGTGAGCAAAGATTTACACCACTCTCTAAAAAACTTAGTATTCAGGAGAGAAAACGTGCTCCTGAAAGGGCCAAAGTGCAGAAAGACTG GCAGTTTGCGTCAGATGTGATAAATGGGCTGTTGGTTGAGCTGAAGGAGAAGAACACATGTCACAGTCTCTTTTCTGTAATAGAAGAGGAGCGAAAGAAGAAAGCCCAGCTTCTGA ACATAAATTGCAGGGAGGAAGAGAGCCGTCTCAGGGTTGAAGAACTgcaaaaaaagttacttgacATTAAGATGGAAAGAAACGAGGAGCGTGAG AGGCTTGAAAAGGAGATTGCGTACCTGAAGGACCAGTTAGACACCATCGGTGTGAAGTCAAACCGACAAAGGAAATTTGTGAAAAGCTGTGCTGAACAGCTGGTCTGCCAGGAACAGAATCTCAACAGGCACAAAGAGAAGGAACTGGAAGATGAAGTCACG ATGCTTCAAAAGAAAACCGAGGAGGAAAGGAAGGTTCACAAGGCGATGGAGGCCTTTCTAGAACGACAGCATGCA GACTTACAGAAGAAGTTACACTATTGGAAGCAGCGTTatgagaaagacatgaatacgAAGAAGCAAGAGATCACTGAGCTACAGACTAAAAGAAACGTTATCCGGGAACGAATTCAGGAGCTGTCCGTGAAG TGCAAACACATGGAGGAGGTGATCATTGAGGACAGGATGATGAAGGAACGTTTGCGTGCGCAGCTGGAGAAGGAGCAGAGGGAGGGCGATGCAGCAACTAGG ATCCAGGCCTGGTGGCGGGGGATTCTTGTACGCAGAGGACTACGTTCTCCTAAGAAAGCAGATAAATCCAAGTCTAAAGCTGGCAAAAAgccaaaaaaggcaaaaaaaaataagaaataa